The Triplophysa dalaica isolate WHDGS20190420 chromosome 20, ASM1584641v1, whole genome shotgun sequence genome segment ctcccatgaaccctccagcaccctggaggtTTCTATTTCAGTGGCATTAAATTAGTTAGTCACACCCACATTTAAATAGTCCAAAATCTCATCTGTACATAAAAAATCCATTCTCTCATCCTTCAAGCACATGAATCTATTTTTATCTAATGCAGGGAAGACAGCAGCACAGGTAAGACAAAAAAGCCACAATCTACAACAGTTTTGTACTACTTCAATTCTTCACACACAGTACGGGTAAATTCACATGACAGCTTTTAAATCGCTTCTAATTTGCATAAATTTCCAGTCTGTTCACCTCAATCACCATCACTGCACTGCAAGTGACACCCTTTCGGTTGTTTTGCCATTACAAATCACTgtcaatgtaaacacacattgcTTAACAAATTCAAAAAATGAACATAGAATGTAGCACAGGTATGCATAGTTAGGGAGATGTGGCTGACTCACTGTTCCTCATTGCTATGGGTGGGGTTTCACAGGGAGAGGAGGGGACGGCAACGCGGCTTACGGCATCTGCTAAAGAGCTCCTTTGGTCATCCATGCGGTGGCCTTGGAAGCGGCTTAGAAGGTCAAAAAAGCCGTCGTCGCCCAGAGTGTCCGGTGCATGCTACAGAGAAGACGATTTTAAAGATGTAGCACCAAAATGCAGATATTGAgcaaactgttatttttaaaagtgaaatgtGCCAGGGGCTTTTAACGTTAAAATACATAATCTTCTAATGTGAATAAAGGCCTTTTTAGGTTGATGCAATTAGAACTATGTTTATCATGCTATACTGTTTTGTACCTGTGCATCCATAGGAGCTGATGGTGTCTCACCACTGTATTTTTCCCCTGGCATACCAGAGTTCGATCCATTCATCTTGTGTTTCTTCCTGCTGAAGCGGTTGATGAAGGAAAGTTTGGATGACGTCTTGGCTATGGATGATTTAGTTGGCGTTTTGTTTTCCTGGGGGGCTGTATTCTCCTCACAGGACTGGCCCTGAGTTGTTAAAGTGCAAGTGGGAATGGAAGCAAAGGCTGTGGCAAAACATATTTCTTTTCTTATGCCAATAAAGTCCATTTTATTCATCCGACTTTGTGtatcttttgtgtgtttgatgtctCACCATATTCTTGTCTGCGTTTAGTTTCATGAGCTCCATGTTCTCCATGCTGAGTCTTCTGCCACCTCTGGATCTTCCATCTACAGAACCAGatagaaaaaaactattaacaCGCATTGTTAATTGTAATTGTAACTGTGATTGTAGACTAGGCGCACTAAGAAAGGTTGATTCTCTGAACCGTATACTGAAAGCTGCCAATAATGACGAAGCAGCAATTTTAAGAATATTgatatattgaaaaaaactttgaagcAAAACACAACTGTGACCTTTCATTAAAAGTTATCAAAGACAGTAGAAGTATGAAGttgatgacattttttcttttgaccAGCAGATGGCACTGTCATCAAAAATAAACTCTTGGTTATACTAGGAATTGTGTAAGTTGAGTAACAATTCATGAGTTGCATTTGATCTTGAAATTTCATCGAAGAATTTGTAGGTTGGGGATAGATTAGGATTGGAGTCGAGGTTTAATAAatgctaaataataaaaatgtgatctaagatctgtgtgtgtgtgtgtgtgtgtggtttacCAGGTGGACTGCTGTCAGAAGGAAGATTCTCTATGAAAGAGCTGTTTGGGCTCGAACTTTGTTTAAGACCCAAAACCAGCTGGAGATCCGATACGTTCATTCTCGCCGTCAGCTCTCCACTGCGGTCTCCAATCTGAGcaacagaaatacacaaaaaacaaataaacacataattGAAAGTGGTGTAAAAGATAACATAAACACACTTGATTCACACTGCACGCTAAGGCCTCATTTAAACCCCTAAACAGAGAAGTATCAAAACATTTCCTGTGCAGAGAGGAAGAAATCTGTGCATCTTATCACTCATTTGgccacacatgaacacacacatctctTTCACTATATTAGTAACATctgtttatacaaaatgttttgcttattaATGCAAATAGTTACATTTTCTAACAAGTAAAACTGTTTGGTTGTCATGATATTTCACTCTGTTCGTACACTTTGTTAGGACATATGGATGTCACAAGCAACAAACCTCTTTCGAGATCTCCAGATGTTTCTGGGCAAAGATCATGGCCTGTTCGTGGTTCCCCAGTGCCGTGTAGGCATTCCCTAAACTCCAGCAGGCTCTTCCTTCCCCAATCCTACACGCATACAACAGCAAGACAATTACACAGGAACCATAGCTAAACCCCTATCTCCTATTTAGTGGAATATATCGGGTGTCCTTCCTTTTGTAGTGTTGTCCGAATTCTGAGTTAACAACTCATTCCCTACATTTGTACACTACTTTTTACCCACATTGCATTCTGATTTTGACTGTACATCCGATGTACACTCGCTCACTCATATTTCCCACGATACAACACGAATCAACCGTCAGATTTGAATGAGGAGAGTGACCGTCATTGCCACGGATGTCAATTTATACACAGTAATTTTCTACTTTTGAGAATAAAACAGATTATTtagcaatgttttatttaaaatatattaagtaaCATCACAAATGTAATAGTGAATAAACgtggcaaacatttgttttgttctcttagttaaagaataaataaacgtgacaaataatgtaaaaatgaactttaccattttacaaaacaatacattaaaccATTCAGGTGTAATATAAGCGTTATGATGAATGTCCTCGACAATACTGTCAGACGCAGGATATATTACGTCAGTGTCCGAAATTGCAAACTCATTTTtattcacttcttccccatatagtggactatttAGCATTCGCTATATAGGGAATAGTGCATGAGGGAAAATGTGTGTGAATTCAGATGCAGcttatgtctgttttattaGTCTTATTAGCATttctttgaattgttttatgATTACTCCTTCCATTGACAGTAGATTACAATAGTGCAAAAAAACAAAGgcatatacaaataaatacgaagacaaatcatttctttatctgaaaaaaaaagTGACAGTATACCTGTCCTTTAAATCCTGAGCTATGGTGAGATGTTTGAGGTGATAGTCTATAGCTCTCTCATAGTCCTGCAGTAAAGTGTAAGTGTTTCCCAGACTGTAACAGGCCTGAGCTTCTACAGCCCGATCCTTCAGCTGCCGGGCCAACTGAAGAGTACGTCTGtcagaagaaaaaacatgtatatgagaATACTATGGTATTGGTAATATGGTAAACCAAATATAGTTTAGTTGTAGTGTAGTTACTATATTGTGGATTTATAGGCCTCTAGTGGCCAAAAGAGGATAAGAGGTTTATACAAGATTTTTATATATCGTGGTATACTATCAAAGTACCACGGTATGGATACCTTCTTTGTACCACAAAAAGACCGCAACTTATAACttatcaataataaatatatttgatctTTTATATGATCAAATTAAAAGTATACAACAGCTTTAAATACCGTTAAATCCCACCTGAAAAAAtactatactataatatttaatagAGACACagcattataaattataataagtACTTCATTTGTAAGTATATACCACagtattctgtagtattaaTAATCAATGAATAAACTGCACAAAATACAGTACTATAGTCTACTTTAAAATGTAGTATGGTAACGTTCAAAAGGATTGTTGTATCTAGGATTTTTCCTATAGTTTACAATAGACAATCCTAAAGTATACTGCAGTATTTTTCATATGGGATTTAACACTATATATTTCAGATTTGTACATATATATGTGAATATTATGTGGGATGCAACTGAGCCAAAGACATCACGTCAAAGTTTCATTAAATGGTGCCATATGTAGCTGTGACCTAGTAGTTAACTCATTAAGTCACTGAAGTGAACCGCAGGTTCCAATCCAGCTCACATTATGGCCGATACATTTTCTACCCGCCATTTCCCTTGCTGTGTAACTATAGGCCTATCTTTAGAACCGTGACTTGAAATATCGCTGGtgttcttctgaaacctcgcatctccatattttatgatttttattttgtgccataaatcactattattagtcaccctgtATTGTCACTGGGTTctacaaatatctaaccaacCTTGAGAACACAATATGTTTAACAAATTGTGCAGTGtttattttccatttcctgaattTGGCCATCAGAGGTTTCGGAAGCACGGCGACGatatgcaataaaaacaaataaaactgaaacagtTCACCAAACATTTTACTGACTTGTAATGTTCAGCTGCGACCTCAAACTGCCCAAGGAATATGTATGCATTTCCAAGGTTACAGTACGCTCTCCTCTCCGCCGCCCTGTCTCCAAACTCCTTTGCGATAAGGAGAcgctgtgaaaataaaaaaacaacatttgttttcttcatacttaatctttaaaacaaacctaAAAGCTAATGATGcaaatttaaaaacaagacTAGTTTCATAACCTAGGTTAACAAGTTAAACAACTCTTTTATTCTCTgtcattgtattattttcaaatgtatgcTGTTTATATAATAACTATTGCATCATAATATTTGTTGCCCGATTTATTGTCTACTGTCAAACAAACGCAGCAGGAAATACCTGCTCATGTGCAAGAACAGCTTCCTGGAAGTTTCCCAGCAAATAATGCGAGTTGCCAAGGTTACCGTAGGTCCTGCCCTGCGCCGCTCTGTCACATAACTCCTTAACGAGGGCCAGATTCGCTCTTCACACCGAGAAGTGGAACATAAGAGGAGATTTAGAGGACCTGTTAAGCAATGCTTAAACAACAGTCCTGAAACTTTGtttttccatacaatgaaagtaaatggtgaACGAGttacagaaaagacacatgaaTTTCACATGTGTGTAAAATTTATGTTTAACCCATGGGATCACATGTAAAAACTCAGAAGATGACATGTGCAACATGTGGTGACACGTGAAGAACATGTGATCACATGTGGTTTCAGATGGGTATTTACAtgaaattcacacaaaaatgttccaaaaacacatgttttgtgtgtcttttcTGTAAGGGCAAGTTTGGAACAACGTTACagggagtaaatgatcacaCAATTGGCTTAAGATGGACAAAACATTGAACGTCGACTTGCTTCGTCTCCCTCAACACAAACTCACTCGTAAAACTCTGTGGCTTTCTTCAGAGCGACGCGCGCCTCCTCCGGAAAATCTCCAGGGTCCATACCACTCCAGCATATGTTCTTCCCTTTGGCGTGGTACACGTTCCCATAATTATAAAGAGCGCGAGCCTGCCCCACCTACAAAAACCACACACAGAAATACCGACAGCCGGTTATACAAACCACACAGCCGACAACCCCAGGAAAACCTCACCGATGACACAGCGGAAATGGATGAACGCCTTGCATTCAAACTTGCTTGTGGATGTTTAAAATAGATCCGAGGGGTGTCTTTGGATGGCTATTTCAAAATCATCTTATGCATGTACAGCGAGGAAAATAAGTAtatgacacatcagcatttttatcagtaaggggacttctaagtgggctattgacgaaaaaacattcatacaaagaaatcagaacatttaagtatacaagttcagtcataataaataaagtgcaatgaataagtattgaacacatgaaggtaaccaggtgcaaaatggcatagaaagccaggagatcacctgaaatctgtcagtattaagagagaaaccctgccccctatcagtactaatttatatcagctgctttagtcctaattgatggcctataaaggcttctcattacctaggaggcacacagaaaaaagacttcatgatgggtaaaagctaagaactctctgtagatcttcgtaatcttatcgttgaaaagcattttgatgggaatggttataggtgcatttccagaatgctgaatgtgCCTGTAAGCACTGTGGGGCCAttatccggaaatggaaagagcatcagttcaccataaaccggccacgatccgctccacgtaagatccctgtccgaggagtccaaagaataatcaggagtgttctccaagagccaagaaccactcaggaagaccttgcatcagcaggtactgttgtttccaagaaaactataagcaatgcactgaaccgccatggcatccatgcacgctcaccacacaagactccattgctgaacaaaaagcatgttgaggctcggttaaagttcgcgaaagagcatttggagaatcctgtggattattgggagactgTAGTATGGtcagattaaaaaaagtttgaactttttggcagtcattctacaTGCCATTTTTGGAGAAGAAATAGC includes the following:
- the gpsm2l gene encoding G protein signaling modulator 2, like isoform X1; amino-acid sequence: MDVIAKDEEQTFHVRSRMEASCLELALEGERLCKVGDYRAGVSFFESAIQVGTEDLQILSAIYSQLGNAYFHLHDYNKALEYHRHDLTLTRTIGDQLGEAKASGNLGNTLKVLGRYDEAAVCCQRHLEISRMLHDKVGQARALYNYGNVYHAKGKNICWSGMDPGDFPEEARVALKKATEFYEANLALVKELCDRAAQGRTYGNLGNSHYLLGNFQEAVLAHEQRLLIAKEFGDRAAERRAYCNLGNAYIFLGQFEVAAEHYKRTLQLARQLKDRAVEAQACYSLGNTYTLLQDYERAIDYHLKHLTIAQDLKDRIGEGRACWSLGNAYTALGNHEQAMIFAQKHLEISKEIGDRSGELTARMNVSDLQLVLGLKQSSSPNSSFIENLPSDSSPPDGRSRGGRRLSMENMELMKLNADKNMGQSCEENTAPQENKTPTKSSIAKTSSKLSFINRFSRKKHKMNGSNSGMPGEKYSGETPSAPMDAQHAPDTLGDDGFFDLLSRFQGHRMDDQRSSLADAVSRVAVPSSPCETPPIAMRNTISESTVDASGQPGHFLDLLVSSQSRRLDEQRASVGGLPGLRLDQRHSQDVLSKLMASADRTEPDEDFFDMLIKSQGSRLDDQRSAPPPPPTRGPTVPDEDFFSLIVRSQEKRIDEQRVILPSHQS
- the gpsm2l gene encoding G protein signaling modulator 2, like isoform X2; amino-acid sequence: MRMEASCLELALEGERLCKVGDYRAGVSFFESAIQVGTEDLQILSAIYSQLGNAYFHLHDYNKALEYHRHDLTLTRTIGDQLGEAKASGNLGNTLKVLGRYDEAAVCCQRHLEISRMLHDKVGQARALYNYGNVYHAKGKNICWSGMDPGDFPEEARVALKKATEFYEANLALVKELCDRAAQGRTYGNLGNSHYLLGNFQEAVLAHEQRLLIAKEFGDRAAERRAYCNLGNAYIFLGQFEVAAEHYKRTLQLARQLKDRAVEAQACYSLGNTYTLLQDYERAIDYHLKHLTIAQDLKDRIGEGRACWSLGNAYTALGNHEQAMIFAQKHLEISKEIGDRSGELTARMNVSDLQLVLGLKQSSSPNSSFIENLPSDSSPPDGRSRGGRRLSMENMELMKLNADKNMGQSCEENTAPQENKTPTKSSIAKTSSKLSFINRFSRKKHKMNGSNSGMPGEKYSGETPSAPMDAQHAPDTLGDDGFFDLLSRFQGHRMDDQRSSLADAVSRVAVPSSPCETPPIAMRNTISESTVDASGQPGHFLDLLVSSQSRRLDEQRASVGGLPGLRLDQRHSQDVLSKLMASADRTEPDEDFFDMLIKSQGSRLDDQRSAPPPPPTRGPTVPDEDFFSLIVRSQEKRIDEQRVILPSHQS